From a single Micromonospora carbonacea genomic region:
- a CDS encoding glycosyltransferase family 4 protein — MSPPGTSHRLRVAVLLKTNTGGRWILPQVDELRGRGHDVVVILPAGDGRLTGELRRRGVRVAESPFDFQVGPGLPAGLLGLRRLIRRLAPDVLHYHLLASAFAARAATVGLPLRRVHMVAGPAYLESRVIRLVERLLWRLDDAIVCGCRHASNRYGALGCPPHRRPVATYGVNTERFRPDWAAAPHPGDAPPGGPDGHPALADRGGPGGPAHAEARAKARAELGVADDVFLAVMVAYVYPPKRLVNRGRGIKGHDVLLPAWRRFRAAHPKAHLLIIGDGWGDAGETYRRRLLDRFGVAGDPGITWLTGVDDVRPWYAAADVSVSPSLGESHGAAVEAGAMAVPSIVSDAGGLPETVDEHSGWIVPADDVPALADALRLAYRDFAAGRLPGRGRAARSLMVRRFDNRRSAAVVADVLESVAATGGR, encoded by the coding sequence ATGAGCCCACCCGGCACGTCGCACCGGCTACGCGTGGCGGTGCTGCTCAAGACGAACACCGGCGGCAGGTGGATCCTGCCGCAGGTGGACGAGCTGCGCGGGCGCGGACACGACGTCGTGGTGATCCTGCCCGCCGGGGACGGGCGGCTCACCGGGGAGCTGCGGCGACGGGGCGTACGCGTCGCCGAGTCGCCGTTCGACTTCCAGGTCGGGCCCGGCCTCCCCGCCGGCCTGCTCGGCCTGCGTCGGTTGATCCGCCGGCTGGCCCCGGACGTGCTCCACTACCACCTGCTCGCCTCCGCCTTCGCCGCCCGGGCCGCCACCGTGGGCCTGCCCCTGCGCCGCGTGCACATGGTGGCCGGCCCGGCCTACCTGGAGTCCCGCGTCATCCGCCTCGTCGAGCGGCTGCTGTGGCGGCTCGACGACGCCATCGTCTGCGGCTGCCGGCACGCGTCGAACCGGTACGGGGCGCTGGGCTGCCCGCCCCACCGCCGCCCGGTGGCCACCTACGGGGTGAACACCGAGCGGTTCCGGCCGGACTGGGCGGCAGCCCCGCACCCCGGTGACGCGCCGCCCGGCGGACCCGACGGCCACCCGGCCCTCGCGGACCGGGGCGGCCCGGGTGGCCCGGCGCACGCCGAGGCGCGGGCCAAGGCGCGAGCCGAGCTCGGCGTCGCCGACGACGTCTTCCTGGCCGTCATGGTCGCCTACGTCTATCCGCCGAAACGGCTGGTCAACCGGGGACGGGGGATCAAGGGGCACGACGTGCTCCTGCCCGCGTGGCGACGGTTCCGCGCGGCCCACCCGAAGGCGCACCTGTTGATCATCGGCGACGGTTGGGGCGACGCGGGCGAGACCTACCGCCGCCGGCTGCTCGACCGGTTCGGCGTCGCCGGGGACCCCGGGATCACCTGGCTCACCGGCGTCGACGACGTACGCCCCTGGTACGCGGCGGCCGACGTGAGCGTCAGCCCCTCCCTCGGCGAGAGCCACGGCGCGGCGGTGGAGGCCGGGGCGATGGCCGTGCCGAGCATCGTCAGCGATGCCGGTGGCCTGCCCGAGACGGTCGACGAGCACAGCGGGTGGATCGTCCCGGCCGACGACGTGCCGGCCCTGGCCGACGCGCTCCGCCTCGCGTACCGGGACTTCGCGGCCGGGCGGCTGCCCGGGCGCGGCCGGGCGGCCCGCAGCCTGATGGTGCGGCGGTTCGACAACCGGCGCTCGGCCGCCGTCGTCGCCGACGTCCTCGAATCCGTCGCGGCCACCGGCGGACGCTAG
- a CDS encoding deoxyguanosinetriphosphate triphosphohydrolase family protein gives MEHPADPRARRLFGGSARALGDLAASPFRADRDRIVASPFFARLGGVTQVISPGGSGLLVHNRLTHSLKVAQVARAIAERLTADERWRDLLDSLGGCDPDVVEAAALAHDLGHPPFGHLGERVLDRLARQRLGLADGFEGNAQSYRIVTSTEIRGAATTGLDLTAAVRAALLKYPWTRLDHPDPHPRHLVPPPRGAAVPADDPDSGSAKFGAYRTELADLRQAREPFVGRIADWQQTVEASVMDTADDIAYAIHDVEDFYRVGVLQQGAVAAELMAWQREGDHLRAVTDPALDGVGRRPGAAIERLRRQLHRKDGWIADDEAFAAAVEHVRQELVEGLLALPFDGSIEAEQYVARFSARWTTRFVDAITVTGTPSVRSGHVLLAPAQWHEVQVLKLVHHRFVLARPDLALHQRGQARLLGTLVEALWEWLLDPEEESRLPRRLHDLVELAEAELHPRTPDRIGRARGRAIVDFVAQLSDGQAVAMLDALSGRSGALWTDAFVL, from the coding sequence ATGGAACATCCCGCTGACCCGCGGGCGCGGCGGCTCTTCGGCGGCAGCGCCCGGGCCCTCGGCGACCTCGCCGCCAGCCCGTTCCGGGCCGACCGGGACCGGATCGTGGCCTCGCCCTTCTTCGCCCGCCTCGGCGGGGTCACCCAGGTGATCAGCCCGGGCGGCTCCGGCCTGCTGGTGCACAACCGGCTCACCCACAGCCTCAAGGTGGCCCAGGTCGCCCGCGCCATCGCCGAGCGGCTCACCGCCGACGAGCGCTGGCGCGACCTGCTGGACTCCCTCGGCGGCTGCGACCCCGACGTGGTGGAGGCCGCCGCCCTCGCCCACGACCTCGGGCACCCGCCGTTCGGGCACCTCGGGGAGCGGGTGCTCGACCGGCTGGCCCGGCAGCGGCTGGGCCTCGCCGACGGCTTCGAGGGCAACGCGCAGTCGTACCGGATCGTCACCAGCACCGAGATCCGCGGCGCGGCGACCACCGGCCTCGACCTGACGGCGGCGGTCCGGGCGGCCCTGCTGAAATACCCATGGACCCGGCTGGACCACCCGGACCCGCACCCCCGGCACCTCGTCCCGCCGCCCCGGGGCGCCGCCGTGCCCGCCGACGACCCGGACAGCGGGTCGGCGAAGTTCGGCGCGTACCGCACGGAGCTGGCCGACCTGCGCCAGGCCCGGGAGCCGTTCGTCGGGCGGATCGCCGACTGGCAGCAGACGGTGGAGGCGTCGGTGATGGACACCGCCGACGACATCGCGTACGCCATCCACGACGTCGAGGACTTCTACCGGGTCGGTGTGCTCCAGCAGGGCGCCGTGGCCGCCGAGCTGATGGCCTGGCAGCGGGAGGGCGACCACCTGCGGGCGGTCACCGACCCCGCGCTGGACGGGGTGGGCCGCCGACCCGGTGCGGCCATCGAGCGGCTGCGCCGGCAGCTGCACCGCAAGGACGGCTGGATCGCCGACGACGAGGCGTTCGCCGCGGCCGTCGAGCACGTCCGGCAGGAGCTGGTCGAGGGGCTGCTCGCGCTGCCGTTCGACGGCTCGATCGAGGCGGAGCAGTACGTCGCCCGGTTCTCCGCCCGGTGGACCACCCGGTTCGTCGACGCCATCACCGTGACCGGGACCCCGTCGGTGCGCTCCGGGCACGTGCTGCTCGCCCCGGCCCAGTGGCACGAGGTGCAGGTGCTCAAGCTCGTCCACCACCGCTTCGTGCTGGCCCGCCCCGACCTGGCCCTGCACCAGCGGGGACAGGCGCGGCTGCTCGGCACCCTCGTCGAGGCGCTGTGGGAGTGGCTGCTCGACCCGGAGGAGGAGTCGCGGCTGCCGCGCCGGCTGCACGACCTGGTCGAGCTGGCCGAGGCGGAGCTGCACCCGCGTACGCCGGACCGGATCGGCCGGGCCCGGGGGCGGGCCATCGTCGACTTCGTCGCGCAGCTCAGCGACGGCCAGGCGGTCGCGATGCTCGACGCGCTGTCGGGCCGCTCCGGCGCGCTCTGGACCGACGCCTTCGTGCTCTGA
- a CDS encoding Tex family protein — MKIVTQSVHQRIADELGVAERQVRAAVELLDGGATVPFIARYRKEATGLLDDAQLRTLEERLRYLRELDERRAAVLESIRGQGKLDEALEAQIMAADSKSRLEDIYLPFKPKRRTRAQIAREAGLEPLADALLADPGQDPRERAAGFVDADKGVADAAAALDGARAILVERFAEDADLIGTLREQMWSRGRLVSRVRDGQESAGAKFSDYFDFAEPYAKLPSHRILAMFRGEKEGVLDLTMDPEAEGDSDAPVTGPTRYEAAIAGRFGVSDSGRPGDRWLTDTVRWAWRTRILIHLGADLRMRLWQAAEEEAVRVFATNLRDLLLAAPAGTRPTMGLDPGLRTGVKVAVVDATGKVVATDTIYPHEPRRQWDASIDTLARLAGAHGVELVAIGNGTASRETDKLAGELIKRHPELKLTKVVVSEAGASVYSASAYASQELPGLDVSLRGAVSIARRLQDPLAELVKIDPRSIGVGQYQHDLSEVKLSRSLDAVVEDCVNAVGVDVNTASAPLLTRVSGIGAGLAENIVLHRDANGPFRSRAELKKVSRLGPKAFEQCAGFLRIPGGADPLDSSSVHPESYPVVRRILARTGQDLRSLIGQSAILRGLRAADFVDDTFGLPTVTDILAELEKPGRDPRPEFRTATFVEGVEKISDLTPGMILEGVVTNVAAFGAFVDVGVHQDGLVHVSAMSRTFVKDPRDVVKSGDVVRVKVLDVDVPRKRISLTLRLDDEMPAAGQGGGGQSGQRGGQGGGQRGAQGGQRGGGQGGERGGSRGGQGGSRGDRGGSRGGQPQRQGRGGGAAPAPANDAMADALRRAGLA; from the coding sequence ATGAAGATCGTGACCCAGTCTGTGCACCAGCGGATCGCCGACGAGCTCGGCGTCGCCGAACGTCAGGTCCGGGCGGCCGTGGAGCTGCTCGACGGCGGCGCCACCGTGCCGTTCATCGCCCGCTACCGCAAGGAGGCCACCGGCCTGCTCGACGACGCCCAGCTGCGCACCCTGGAGGAGCGGCTGCGCTACCTGCGCGAGCTGGACGAGCGCCGCGCCGCGGTGCTGGAGTCCATCCGTGGCCAGGGCAAGCTCGACGAGGCCCTCGAAGCGCAGATCATGGCGGCCGACTCGAAGTCCCGGCTGGAGGACATCTACCTGCCGTTCAAGCCGAAGCGGCGCACCCGGGCGCAGATCGCCCGCGAGGCCGGGCTGGAGCCCCTCGCCGACGCGCTGCTGGCCGACCCGGGCCAGGATCCGCGGGAGCGGGCCGCCGGCTTCGTCGACGCCGACAAGGGGGTGGCCGACGCCGCCGCCGCGCTGGACGGCGCGCGGGCCATCCTGGTGGAGCGCTTCGCCGAGGACGCCGACCTGATCGGCACGCTGCGCGAGCAGATGTGGTCGCGGGGCCGGCTGGTCTCGCGGGTACGCGACGGCCAGGAGTCGGCCGGCGCGAAGTTCTCCGACTACTTCGACTTCGCCGAGCCGTACGCGAAGCTGCCCTCGCACCGGATCCTGGCGATGTTCCGGGGCGAGAAGGAGGGCGTGCTCGACCTGACGATGGACCCGGAGGCCGAGGGCGACTCCGACGCGCCGGTCACCGGCCCGACGCGCTACGAGGCGGCGATCGCCGGCCGGTTCGGGGTCAGCGACTCCGGGCGGCCCGGTGACAGGTGGCTGACCGACACGGTGCGCTGGGCCTGGCGCACCCGCATCCTCATCCACCTCGGTGCGGACCTGCGGATGCGGCTGTGGCAGGCGGCCGAGGAGGAGGCCGTGCGGGTCTTCGCCACCAACCTGCGCGACCTGCTGCTCGCCGCGCCGGCCGGCACCCGGCCGACGATGGGCCTCGACCCGGGCCTGCGCACCGGGGTCAAGGTGGCGGTGGTCGACGCCACCGGCAAGGTGGTCGCCACCGACACGATCTACCCGCACGAGCCGCGCCGGCAGTGGGACGCCTCGATCGACACCCTGGCGCGGCTGGCCGGGGCGCACGGCGTGGAGCTGGTCGCCATCGGCAACGGCACCGCCAGCCGGGAGACCGACAAGCTCGCCGGCGAGCTGATCAAGCGGCACCCGGAGCTGAAGCTGACCAAGGTGGTCGTCTCCGAGGCCGGTGCGTCGGTCTACTCGGCGTCGGCGTACGCCTCGCAGGAGTTGCCGGGGCTGGACGTGTCGCTGCGCGGCGCGGTCTCCATCGCCCGCCGGTTGCAGGACCCGCTCGCCGAGTTGGTCAAGATCGACCCCCGCTCGATCGGCGTGGGCCAATACCAGCACGACCTGTCCGAGGTGAAGCTCTCCCGCTCCCTCGACGCGGTGGTGGAGGACTGCGTGAACGCCGTCGGCGTCGACGTCAACACCGCCTCCGCGCCGCTGCTCACCCGGGTCTCCGGCATCGGGGCGGGGCTGGCGGAGAACATCGTGCTGCACCGCGACGCCAACGGCCCGTTCCGGTCCCGGGCCGAGCTGAAGAAGGTGTCCCGGCTCGGCCCGAAGGCGTTCGAGCAGTGCGCCGGCTTCCTGCGCATCCCCGGCGGCGCCGACCCGCTCGACTCCTCCAGCGTGCACCCGGAGTCCTACCCGGTGGTGCGGCGGATCCTGGCCCGCACGGGGCAGGACCTGCGCTCCCTGATCGGGCAGAGCGCCATCCTGCGCGGGCTGCGGGCCGCCGACTTCGTCGACGACACGTTCGGCCTGCCCACCGTCACCGACATCCTGGCGGAGCTGGAGAAGCCCGGCCGGGACCCGCGGCCGGAGTTCCGCACCGCCACGTTCGTCGAGGGCGTGGAGAAGATCTCCGACCTGACCCCCGGCATGATCCTGGAGGGCGTGGTCACCAACGTGGCGGCGTTCGGCGCGTTCGTCGACGTCGGCGTGCACCAGGACGGCCTGGTGCACGTCTCGGCGATGTCCCGGACGTTCGTGAAGGACCCGCGCGACGTGGTGAAGTCCGGCGACGTGGTCCGGGTGAAGGTGCTCGACGTCGACGTGCCGCGCAAGCGGATCTCGCTGACGCTGCGGCTCGACGACGAGATGCCCGCCGCCGGCCAGGGCGGCGGTGGCCAGAGCGGACAACGCGGCGGCCAGGGCGGCGGGCAACGCGGGGCCCAGGGTGGGCAACGCGGCGGGGGCCAGGGCGGCGAGCGGGGCGGCTCGCGCGGGGGCCAGGGCGGTTCGCGCGGCGACCGGGGCGGCTCGCGCGGCGGGCAGCCGCAGCGGCAGGGGCGCGGGGGCGGGGCGGCCCCGGCGCCGGCCAACGACGCCATGGCGGACGCGCTGCGCCGCGCCGGCCTGGCCTGA
- a CDS encoding DUF389 domain-containing protein yields the protein MLHLRVIVPPDQSSAVVDLLGADPGVTHLVVLPGAARRPAGDLVLCDVVRERADVVLHDLRRLGVEARGGIAADDVELTLSAAADRAAEEAPGSGTDAVVWDEIAAKTGEQTELSATFLVLIVVATMIAGIGVLLDQPILIVGAMVVGPEFGPLAALCVALLRRRPAVVGRSVQALVVGFLAAVLATVLSTWALTAAGLVDRNMLLADRPLTDFIWRPDALSWVVGLLAGVAGMLSLTSKKSGSLVGVLISVTTVPAAANVAVAAAYGVWREAAGSALQLVINLTAIVLAGLLTLVVQLCWWRWVQRRSAGSVPRQQSSRAARLTASRRPPPDAG from the coding sequence GTGCTGCATCTGCGGGTGATCGTGCCGCCGGACCAGTCGTCGGCCGTGGTGGACCTGCTCGGCGCGGACCCGGGCGTGACCCACCTGGTCGTCCTGCCCGGCGCGGCCCGCCGGCCTGCGGGCGATCTCGTCCTCTGCGACGTGGTCCGCGAGCGGGCCGACGTCGTCCTGCACGACCTGCGCCGGCTCGGCGTCGAGGCGCGCGGGGGCATCGCCGCCGACGACGTGGAGCTGACGCTGTCCGCCGCCGCGGACCGGGCCGCCGAGGAGGCGCCGGGCAGCGGCACGGACGCGGTCGTCTGGGACGAGATCGCCGCCAAGACCGGCGAGCAGACCGAGCTGTCCGCGACGTTCCTGGTGCTGATCGTGGTGGCCACCATGATCGCCGGCATCGGCGTGCTGCTCGACCAGCCGATCCTGATCGTCGGCGCGATGGTGGTCGGCCCCGAGTTCGGCCCGCTCGCCGCCCTCTGCGTGGCGTTGCTGCGCCGCCGGCCCGCCGTCGTCGGCCGTTCCGTGCAGGCCCTCGTGGTGGGCTTCCTGGCCGCCGTGCTGGCCACCGTGCTGAGCACCTGGGCGCTGACCGCCGCCGGCCTGGTCGACCGGAACATGCTGCTGGCCGACCGGCCGCTGACCGACTTCATCTGGCGGCCCGACGCGCTGTCCTGGGTGGTCGGCCTGCTGGCCGGCGTGGCCGGCATGCTCTCGCTGACCTCGAAGAAGTCCGGCTCGCTCGTCGGCGTGCTGATCTCGGTCACCACCGTGCCGGCCGCCGCGAACGTCGCCGTCGCCGCCGCCTACGGGGTGTGGCGGGAGGCGGCCGGCTCCGCCCTCCAGCTCGTGATCAACCTGACCGCCATCGTGCTGGCCGGCCTGCTCACCCTGGTCGTGCAGCTCTGCTGGTGGCGCTGGGTGCAGCGGCGGTCCGCAGGCAGCGTGCCCCGGCAGCAGTCAAGCCGGGCGGCGCGGCTCACCGCCAGTCGTCGCCCGCCTCCAGACGCAGGCTGA
- a CDS encoding lipopolysaccharide biosynthesis protein, with protein sequence MANPAPGGRWSGLSRVSWFLAGLAMTSLAQWTIVTVLARAGSPGLVGQYALGLAVGAPVVLVCGLGLQPVLVTDVAGRFTFHEYLRLRLAGMAVALLAIGVVAYAMGSGGGPVVLLVGVAKALDAVGEIYFGILQRRRAMRTVGLSMALNAALSVVVTTGLLLATGSVAVAALGSVAGSALGSVGYPRWVVRPDLRRAAGAGGWAALRRQRRLVVTALPVGFAYSLTSFTGNVPMYVVQHELGAQALGVFAALSYATMGANLLYAAMYQVLLHRMAELAGAGRLRALRGLVVRLVLGSLLFGLAGALVARLAGEVVLGLLYGRDYSRHWPVLVVLALGIGASGALYFVNAALLALHRFQHHLTATLPTLGLVAAASLLLVPRHGLIGAASAAVLALVVEAVTKTLLLRHALARAVGGPGTPPPGDGGPRDRPAAGPVPPERSNVPKVTI encoded by the coding sequence TTGGCCAACCCAGCGCCGGGCGGCCGGTGGTCCGGCCTGTCGAGGGTGAGCTGGTTCCTCGCCGGCCTGGCCATGACCTCGCTCGCGCAGTGGACCATCGTCACGGTGCTCGCCCGGGCCGGCAGCCCCGGCCTGGTCGGCCAGTACGCCCTCGGTCTCGCGGTCGGCGCGCCGGTGGTCCTGGTCTGCGGGCTCGGGCTCCAGCCGGTCCTGGTCACCGACGTGGCCGGCCGGTTCACCTTCCACGAGTACCTGCGGCTGCGGCTGGCCGGGATGGCGGTGGCGCTCCTCGCGATCGGCGTCGTCGCGTACGCGATGGGCTCGGGGGGTGGGCCCGTCGTCCTGCTCGTCGGCGTGGCGAAGGCGCTCGACGCGGTCGGCGAGATCTACTTCGGCATCCTGCAACGCCGCCGCGCGATGCGTACCGTCGGGTTGTCGATGGCCCTCAACGCCGCGCTCTCGGTCGTCGTCACCACGGGCCTGCTCCTGGCGACGGGCAGCGTCGCCGTCGCGGCCCTCGGCTCGGTCGCCGGCTCGGCGCTCGGCTCCGTCGGCTACCCCCGGTGGGTGGTCCGCCCGGACCTGCGGCGGGCCGCCGGGGCGGGCGGGTGGGCGGCGCTGCGCCGGCAGCGCCGGCTGGTCGTCACCGCCCTGCCCGTCGGCTTCGCCTACAGCCTCACCTCGTTCACCGGCAACGTGCCGATGTACGTCGTGCAGCACGAGCTGGGCGCGCAGGCGCTGGGGGTGTTCGCCGCGCTGAGCTACGCGACGATGGGGGCGAACCTCCTCTACGCCGCGATGTACCAGGTGCTCCTGCACCGGATGGCCGAGCTGGCCGGCGCGGGGCGGCTGCGGGCGCTGCGCGGCCTGGTCGTCCGGCTCGTGCTGGGCTCGCTGCTGTTCGGGCTGGCGGGCGCGCTGGTCGCCCGGCTGGCCGGCGAGGTGGTGCTGGGGCTGCTCTACGGGCGCGACTACTCCCGGCACTGGCCGGTGCTGGTGGTCCTCGCGCTGGGCATCGGCGCGAGCGGCGCGCTGTACTTCGTCAACGCCGCGTTGCTGGCGCTGCACCGCTTCCAGCACCACCTGACGGCGACCCTGCCCACGCTCGGGCTCGTCGCGGCGGCGAGCCTGCTGCTGGTCCCCCGGCACGGGCTGATCGGCGCGGCGTCGGCCGCCGTCCTGGCGCTGGTGGTGGAGGCCGTCACGAAGACGCTGCTGCTGCGGCACGCGCTGGCCCGGGCGGTTGGTGGGCCCGGCACGCCGCCGCCGGGCGACGGGGGGCCGCGGGACCGGCCGGCCGCAGGACCGGTGCCGCCGGAACGGAGTAACGTACCCAAAGTCACCATATAA
- a CDS encoding glycosyltransferase family 4 protein gives MTCLAIVTEYRFVRTPEGRLWVGVGPEYDIWTRYLAAFDRVRVVARVQDVGERPPGVARVDGPGVEVWPLPYYVGAAGFLAHATRIRRSALAGTEDADVVMLRVPSPIANTISGHLDRRQRPYCLEVVGDPDAVLSRGVVDHPLRPLLRRWATAAMRRQCRRAAAAVYETGRTLQARYPARDGSPSEGISSVELPPAAFAAAPRTHDAPPGRAVLVSVGTLDQLYKGVDILIEALALLGDGAAHRLVHVGRGRYLPRLRRLAEERGVADRVEFAGWLPTPDDLRRRLDQADLFVMPSRTEGLPRALIEAMARGLPAIGSAVGGIPELLPPDCLVPPGDPAALAAALRGMLSDPCRLSRASARNLAAARAFGADVLAARRTAFYRSLRHLGAAPAARVGVSAEG, from the coding sequence ATGACCTGCCTCGCCATCGTCACGGAGTACCGATTCGTCCGCACTCCCGAGGGACGGCTGTGGGTCGGGGTCGGCCCGGAGTACGACATCTGGACCCGCTACCTCGCGGCCTTCGACCGGGTCCGGGTCGTCGCCCGGGTCCAGGACGTCGGGGAACGGCCGCCGGGGGTCGCCCGGGTCGACGGGCCGGGCGTCGAGGTGTGGCCGCTGCCGTACTACGTGGGGGCGGCCGGGTTCCTCGCCCACGCGACGCGGATCCGGCGGTCGGCGCTGGCGGGCACCGAGGACGCCGACGTCGTCATGCTCCGGGTGCCCTCCCCCATCGCCAACACCATCAGCGGCCACCTCGACCGCCGCCAGCGGCCCTACTGCCTGGAGGTCGTCGGCGACCCCGACGCCGTGCTGTCGCGCGGGGTCGTCGACCACCCGCTGCGTCCCCTCCTGCGCCGCTGGGCCACCGCCGCGATGCGGCGGCAGTGCCGGCGGGCGGCGGCGGCCGTGTACGAGACCGGACGCACCCTCCAGGCGCGGTACCCGGCGCGGGACGGGTCCCCCAGCGAAGGCATCTCCTCCGTCGAGCTGCCACCCGCCGCCTTCGCGGCCGCCCCCCGGACGCACGACGCCCCGCCGGGGCGGGCGGTCCTGGTCTCGGTCGGCACGCTCGACCAGTTGTACAAGGGCGTCGACATCCTCATCGAGGCGCTGGCCCTCCTCGGCGACGGGGCGGCGCACCGGCTCGTGCACGTCGGCCGGGGGCGCTACCTGCCCAGGCTGCGCCGGCTCGCCGAGGAGCGGGGCGTCGCCGACCGGGTCGAGTTCGCCGGCTGGCTGCCCACCCCCGACGACCTCCGGCGGCGGCTCGACCAGGCCGACCTGTTCGTCATGCCGTCGCGCACCGAGGGGCTGCCCCGGGCCCTGATCGAGGCCATGGCCCGGGGCCTGCCCGCGATCGGCTCGGCCGTCGGCGGGATCCCCGAGCTGCTGCCGCCCGACTGCCTGGTGCCGCCGGGCGACCCCGCCGCGCTGGCGGCGGCCCTGCGCGGGATGCTGTCCGACCCGTGCCGGCTGAGCCGGGCGTCGGCGCGCAACCTCGCCGCCGCCCGCGCGTTCGGGGCGGACGTGCTGGCCGCCCGGCGCACCGCCTTCTACCGCTCCCTGCGCCACCTCGGGGCCGCCCCCGCCGCGCGGGTGGGCGTGTCCGCCGAGGGCTGA
- a CDS encoding DegT/DnrJ/EryC1/StrS family aminotransferase gives MTGRIALFQPDVGPLEESFLLRAFRSGWPGPAGPETEAFEAEIAGRAGVRHAVGVSSGTAALHLALLACGAGPGTVVVVPTLTFAATANAAVYTGARPVFVDSDPATGNVDPDLLADLLDRLAAAGVRVAAVMSVDLNGTCADYSRLRPVCRAAGVPLVEDAAQALGSTHDGEPAGSFGSLGTFSFSWNKVITTSAGGMVVTDDAALAARCRHLSTQAREPVTHYEHRDVGYNYRLSNLLAAVGRAQLRRLDEMIERRRRLRERYAKLFAAVPGTRIVGDGDPGANCWLTSVAVDPEVAGWGAGHLGRHLARRGVETRPMWKPMHRQPVFAGHDAVVTGVADRLFARSVSLPSGSSLTDADAERLFAALEEFLEERG, from the coding sequence GTGACGGGCCGGATCGCGCTGTTCCAGCCCGACGTCGGCCCGCTCGAGGAGTCGTTCCTGCTGCGCGCCTTCCGCTCCGGCTGGCCGGGGCCAGCCGGCCCCGAGACGGAGGCGTTCGAGGCCGAGATCGCCGGGCGGGCGGGGGTCCGGCACGCCGTCGGGGTCAGCTCGGGGACGGCCGCGCTGCACCTGGCGCTGCTCGCCTGCGGCGCGGGCCCCGGCACCGTCGTCGTGGTGCCGACGCTCACCTTCGCCGCGACGGCCAACGCGGCCGTCTACACCGGGGCCCGGCCCGTCTTCGTCGACAGCGACCCCGCCACCGGCAACGTCGACCCGGACCTGCTGGCCGACCTGCTCGACCGCCTGGCCGCCGCCGGCGTCCGGGTCGCCGCCGTGATGTCGGTCGACCTCAACGGCACCTGCGCGGACTACTCGCGGCTGCGCCCGGTCTGCCGGGCGGCCGGGGTGCCCCTGGTGGAGGACGCCGCCCAGGCCCTCGGGTCGACCCACGACGGCGAGCCGGCCGGGTCCTTCGGCTCGCTCGGCACCTTCTCCTTCAGCTGGAACAAGGTCATCACCACCTCGGCGGGCGGGATGGTGGTGACGGACGACGCGGCGCTCGCGGCCCGCTGCCGGCACCTGTCGACCCAGGCCCGCGAGCCGGTGACGCACTACGAGCACCGGGACGTCGGCTACAACTACCGGCTGAGCAACCTGCTCGCCGCCGTCGGCCGGGCGCAGCTCCGCCGGCTGGACGAGATGATCGAGCGCCGCCGCCGGCTACGCGAGCGGTACGCGAAGCTGTTCGCCGCCGTCCCCGGCACCCGGATCGTCGGCGACGGCGACCCCGGTGCGAACTGCTGGCTGACGTCGGTGGCGGTGGACCCCGAGGTGGCCGGCTGGGGGGCGGGGCACCTGGGCCGCCACCTGGCCCGGCGGGGCGTCGAGACGCGGCCGATGTGGAAGCCGATGCACCGCCAGCCCGTCTTCGCCGGCCACGACGCCGTGGTCACCGGCGTCGCCGACCGGCTCTTCGCGCGCAGCGTCTCGCTGCCCAGCGGATCGAGCCTGACCGACGCCGACGCCGAGCGCCTCTTCGCGGCGCTCGAGGAGTTCCTGGAGGAACGGGGATGA
- a CDS encoding sugar transferase, with translation MSRDRYERIKRVLDVTVAALVLVLAAPVMAATALAIALTMGRPVLFRQSRPGLHGELFELVKFRSMRAEGDPLSPLHDARRMTPLGRWLRATSLDELPSLWNVLRGDMSLVGPRPLLPQYVPRYTAEQFRRHEVRPGVTGLQQVRGRNALAWEERFMLDVWYVEHRSLLLDLRILAWTVVTVLRRDGITAPGSATAHEYRGVPVPDRTREPAR, from the coding sequence ATGAGCCGGGATCGCTACGAGCGGATCAAACGCGTCCTCGACGTGACCGTGGCGGCGCTGGTGCTCGTCCTGGCCGCCCCGGTGATGGCGGCGACCGCCCTGGCCATCGCCCTGACCATGGGTCGGCCGGTGCTGTTCCGCCAGTCCCGCCCCGGGCTGCACGGCGAGCTGTTCGAGCTGGTCAAGTTCCGGTCCATGCGGGCCGAGGGCGACCCGCTGTCGCCCCTGCACGACGCCAGGCGGATGACCCCGCTGGGCCGTTGGCTGCGGGCCACCAGCCTGGACGAGCTGCCCTCGCTGTGGAACGTGCTGCGGGGCGACATGAGCCTCGTCGGGCCGCGCCCCCTGCTGCCGCAGTACGTGCCGCGCTACACCGCCGAGCAGTTCCGCCGCCACGAGGTCCGCCCGGGCGTCACCGGCCTGCAACAGGTACGCGGCCGCAACGCCCTCGCCTGGGAGGAGCGCTTCATGCTCGACGTCTGGTACGTCGAGCACCGCAGCCTCCTGCTGGACCTGCGCATCCTCGCCTGGACGGTGGTCACCGTGCTGCGCCGCGACGGCATCACGGCGCCCGGCAGCGCGACCGCCCACGAGTACCGGGGCGTCCCGGTGCCCGACCGCACGCGGGAGCCCGCCCGGTGA